Proteins found in one Cervus canadensis isolate Bull #8, Minnesota chromosome 24, ASM1932006v1, whole genome shotgun sequence genomic segment:
- the LOC122426770 gene encoding small EDRK-rich factor 1-like, translated as MRAQALGPVVILARGNQRELACQKNMKKSQEMSKGKRKEDSLTTQRKQQDSEIMQQKQKAANEKKSMQTREK; from the exons ATGAGAGCACAGGC GCTCGGTCCGGTTGTCATCCTGGCCCGTGGAAATCAACGAGAACTTGCCTGccagaaaaacatgaagaaatccCAGGAAATGagtaagggaaaaagaaaagaggatagCCTGACTACTCAGAGGAAGCAGCAGGACTCTGAGATCATGCAACAAAAGCAGAAGGCAGCCAATGAGAAGAAGTCTAtgcaaacaagagaaaaataa